In a single window of the Balaenoptera acutorostrata chromosome 3, mBalAcu1.1, whole genome shotgun sequence genome:
- the LOC114236702 gene encoding cytochrome c oxidase subunit NDUFA4-like, producing the protein MLRQIIIQAKRHPSLIPIFIFTGVGGTGAALYVSCLALFNPDVSWNRKNNPEPWNKLGPNDQYKFYSVNVDYSKLKKEGPDF; encoded by the coding sequence ATGCTTCGCCAGATCATCATTCAGGCCAAGAGGCACCCCAGCTTGATCCCCATCTTCATATTTACTGGAGTGGGAGGTACTGGAGCAGCACTGTATGTCTCGTGCCTGGCATTGTTCAATCCAGATGTCAGTTGGAACAGAAAGAATAACCCAGAACCCTGGAACAAACTGGGTCCCAATGATCAGTACAAGTTCTACTCAGTGAATGTAGATTACAGCAAACTGAAGAAAGAAGGTCCAGACTTctaa